In Rhodococcus sp. OK302, one genomic interval encodes:
- a CDS encoding LLM class F420-dependent oxidoreductase — translation MRFGLFVPQGWRLDLVGIDPAQQWEVMRDFTLRAEAGPWESVWVYDHFHTVPAPTEEATHEAWTLMAALAASTSSIRLGQMCTAMGYRNPAYLAKVAATTDLISGGRVEMGIGGGWYEHEWNAYGYGFPSAGERLGRLDEGIQIFRQAWSAGTATLDGKYYQVDGAICRPLPLQEGGIPLWIAGGGEKVTLKIAAKYAQYTNFDGTPEVFARKSEILKKHCDTVGTDFDAIVRSANYNVAIGATEAEVAQRLETLKSRLTPLVGEAAADASLAAFRGMPAVGTPEQIIENLSALKAQGLEYGIFYFPEAAYDTSGIELFEREVLPALR, via the coding sequence ATGCGATTCGGACTGTTCGTACCTCAAGGCTGGCGTCTCGACCTGGTCGGCATCGACCCCGCTCAGCAATGGGAGGTTATGCGCGACTTCACGCTGCGTGCCGAAGCGGGCCCGTGGGAGTCGGTCTGGGTGTACGACCACTTCCATACGGTCCCGGCTCCGACGGAAGAAGCCACGCACGAGGCGTGGACTCTGATGGCCGCGCTCGCCGCATCGACGTCGAGCATCCGGCTCGGTCAGATGTGTACGGCCATGGGTTACCGCAACCCGGCCTACCTGGCCAAGGTTGCCGCCACTACGGACTTGATCAGCGGTGGGCGCGTCGAGATGGGAATCGGCGGCGGCTGGTACGAGCACGAGTGGAATGCCTACGGCTACGGGTTCCCCTCCGCCGGTGAACGTCTCGGTCGGCTCGACGAGGGCATTCAGATTTTCCGTCAGGCCTGGTCCGCGGGCACTGCGACGCTGGACGGCAAGTACTACCAGGTCGACGGCGCCATCTGCCGTCCGCTTCCGTTGCAGGAGGGAGGAATTCCCTTGTGGATCGCCGGTGGTGGCGAGAAGGTCACGCTGAAGATCGCGGCAAAGTACGCGCAGTACACCAACTTCGACGGCACACCGGAAGTTTTTGCCCGCAAGTCGGAGATCCTGAAGAAGCACTGCGACACAGTGGGTACCGATTTCGACGCCATCGTGCGCTCGGCGAACTACAACGTCGCGATCGGTGCAACGGAAGCAGAAGTGGCGCAGCGACTGGAAACGCTGAAGTCTCGTCTGACGCCGCTGGTCGGTGAGGCCGCGGCCGACGCGTCGCTGGCCGCCTTCCGCGGAATGCCGGCAGTGGGAACCCCCGAACAGATCATCGAGAATCTGTCGGCACTCAAAGCACAAGGGCTCGAATACGGAATCTTCTACTTCCCCGAGGCCGCCTACGACACGTCGGGCATCGAATTGTTCGAACGCGAAGTACTGCCGGCTCTCCGCTAG
- a CDS encoding DUF3239 domain-containing protein, which translates to MAEFEFTVDKAHARSVNDTLADVRRLQISAVIFAVLLAAGGTWLILVGDVWSIIVGAVLVIGALSSLGVALWAPRKVGNAEKLYRENPLVPAIVSEIHPRAATLTALIDIAKPAAGTPKYALVSRNVRLNPKWKVGDRIPSVALRSDRSTRSKDAVWEMVSPMPIEWGTKDSAVLARAVGAISDSEWKFLQSRISDSEEVRTHPERRVLVDPADLPDNLR; encoded by the coding sequence GTGGCTGAATTCGAGTTCACCGTCGACAAAGCTCACGCGAGGTCCGTCAACGACACGTTGGCCGACGTTCGTCGTCTGCAAATTTCTGCGGTGATCTTCGCCGTGTTGCTGGCCGCCGGAGGAACCTGGCTGATCCTCGTGGGAGACGTCTGGTCCATCATCGTCGGCGCTGTATTGGTCATCGGAGCCCTCAGCTCGCTGGGTGTTGCGTTGTGGGCACCACGCAAGGTAGGCAACGCCGAAAAGTTGTATCGCGAGAATCCTCTGGTCCCCGCGATCGTGAGCGAGATCCATCCCCGAGCTGCGACATTGACCGCGCTGATCGATATCGCGAAGCCGGCGGCGGGAACACCCAAATACGCACTGGTCAGCCGTAATGTCCGGCTCAACCCGAAGTGGAAGGTCGGCGATCGCATTCCGTCGGTAGCCCTGCGCTCGGATCGTTCCACTCGGAGCAAGGACGCCGTCTGGGAGATGGTCAGCCCGATGCCGATCGAATGGGGAACCAAGGACTCGGCGGTACTCGCCCGAGCGGTGGGCGCGATCAGCGACAGTGAGTGGAAATTCCTCCAGAGCCGAATCTCTGATTCCGAGGAAGTTCGCACCCACCCCGAACGCCGCGTCCTGGTCGATCCGGCCGACCTCCCGGACAACCTGCGCTAA
- a CDS encoding membrane dipeptidase, with the protein MRSITRLRGRPGGVVALLTASLLATTLLVAVTGVGTAAPSAPDNTVYQLANGCYAVQSASGDFVRRDAAGYRADRASADEAEPFRLHAAQLGRFMFYGVDGSMLAHDGTNTVVATAAATPMTDWTVMSSDENFVLTATTNGRQLVTRDNALAMAEPGSQPDTGSFTLVPRTGCADFPESEVNATGNPTEIGLGGEVRGFIDTHVHMNASEFMGGNLHCGKPFDPQGVTAALVDCPDHQPNGMPALLENVLSYGNPFETHDTTGWPTFADWPAQDSLTHEQTYYKWVERAWRGGLRIFTNLFVANRVLCELYPSKRNPCNEMETVRIQAEQTRELQDYIDAQYGGPGRGWFRIVSSPAEARQVAADGKLAVTLGVEVSEPFGCSLRNGVAQCDENDIDQGLDELYDLGVRQMIVTHKFDNALGGTRFDGGITGVAVNIGNYLGTGEFWQSEPCQGVAEDNELPTKVDGAQNLIGMLPPGVTLPVYPAGPQCNSRGLTSLGEHMIQGLMDRGMIVDIDHLSVKAADDALTMLEAAHYSGVVSSHSWSDPSYYKRIYALGGFVALYAGQLESSDGTSETDGKPKEKGFIQAWREAREMRSDDYYFGFGYGADTNGFGPQAAPRGDADVNPLQYPYTAFDGTVMDKQHAGTRVFDVNTDGVAQYGLIPDWIADMRIAGGPDGDTIIDDMSRGAEAYLQMWERARN; encoded by the coding sequence ATGCGCTCAATTACACGTCTACGTGGTCGACCGGGCGGAGTCGTTGCACTTCTGACGGCTTCGCTGCTGGCCACGACGTTGCTCGTCGCGGTCACCGGCGTCGGCACGGCAGCCCCGAGCGCCCCGGACAACACGGTGTACCAGCTCGCCAACGGTTGCTACGCCGTGCAGAGCGCGTCCGGCGACTTCGTGCGACGCGACGCCGCCGGGTATCGCGCGGATCGCGCGTCCGCCGACGAAGCTGAACCGTTCCGACTCCATGCGGCGCAACTGGGCCGGTTCATGTTCTACGGCGTCGACGGGTCCATGCTGGCCCACGACGGAACCAACACTGTGGTCGCCACTGCGGCCGCAACTCCGATGACGGACTGGACCGTGATGTCCAGCGACGAGAACTTTGTCCTCACCGCCACCACGAACGGCCGACAGTTGGTCACCCGTGACAATGCCTTGGCGATGGCCGAACCCGGAAGCCAACCGGATACCGGTTCGTTCACCCTGGTTCCTCGCACCGGCTGTGCCGATTTCCCGGAATCCGAAGTCAATGCCACCGGCAATCCCACCGAGATCGGACTGGGCGGTGAAGTACGCGGATTCATCGACACACACGTACACATGAATGCTTCCGAGTTCATGGGCGGAAACCTGCACTGCGGAAAGCCTTTCGATCCTCAGGGCGTGACCGCGGCACTGGTCGACTGCCCGGACCACCAGCCCAACGGTATGCCCGCCCTCCTGGAAAACGTTCTCTCCTACGGCAACCCGTTCGAAACCCACGACACCACCGGTTGGCCCACCTTCGCGGATTGGCCGGCCCAGGACTCCCTGACCCACGAGCAGACGTACTACAAGTGGGTTGAGCGAGCATGGCGCGGCGGACTGCGTATCTTCACCAATCTTTTTGTAGCCAACCGTGTTCTGTGCGAGCTGTATCCCAGTAAGCGCAATCCGTGCAACGAGATGGAAACGGTGCGCATTCAGGCCGAGCAGACCCGTGAACTCCAGGACTACATCGACGCGCAGTACGGCGGGCCGGGACGCGGCTGGTTCCGTATCGTGAGCTCCCCTGCCGAGGCCAGGCAGGTTGCGGCGGACGGAAAGCTCGCCGTCACATTGGGCGTCGAGGTTTCGGAGCCGTTCGGCTGCTCCCTCCGCAACGGTGTAGCGCAGTGCGACGAAAACGACATCGACCAAGGTTTGGACGAACTCTACGATCTGGGCGTCCGGCAGATGATCGTGACGCACAAATTCGACAATGCACTCGGTGGAACACGCTTCGACGGAGGCATTACCGGAGTTGCCGTCAATATCGGTAACTACCTGGGCACCGGAGAGTTCTGGCAGTCCGAGCCCTGCCAAGGTGTCGCTGAGGACAACGAGCTGCCCACCAAGGTGGACGGCGCCCAAAATCTGATCGGGATGCTTCCGCCCGGCGTGACACTCCCGGTGTACCCGGCCGGCCCGCAATGCAATTCACGCGGACTGACCTCGTTGGGCGAGCACATGATCCAGGGTTTGATGGACCGCGGAATGATCGTCGACATCGACCATTTGAGTGTCAAGGCTGCTGACGACGCCCTCACCATGCTCGAAGCTGCCCACTACTCGGGCGTCGTGTCGAGCCACAGCTGGAGTGACCCCAGCTATTACAAGCGGATTTACGCACTCGGCGGTTTCGTGGCTCTCTATGCCGGTCAACTGGAATCGTCCGACGGCACATCCGAGACCGACGGCAAACCCAAGGAAAAGGGTTTCATCCAGGCGTGGCGAGAAGCTCGGGAAATGCGTAGTGACGACTACTACTTCGGTTTCGGATACGGCGCCGACACCAACGGGTTCGGGCCCCAGGCAGCGCCCCGAGGCGATGCGGACGTCAATCCCCTGCAGTACCCGTACACCGCATTCGACGGCACCGTCATGGACAAGCAGCATGCCGGAACCCGCGTCTTCGATGTCAATACCGACGGTGTCGCGCAGTACGGACTGATTCCCGACTGGATTGCCGACATGCGTATCGCGGGTGGGCCTGACGGTGACACGATCATCGACGACATGAGCCGAGGCGCCGAGGCCTACCTGCAGATGTGGGAGCGCGCGCGGAACTAG
- a CDS encoding DNA repair helicase XPB — MTDGPLIVQSDKTLLLEVDHERAGEARQAIAPFAELERAPEHVHTYRITPLALWNARAAGHDAEQVVDALVSFSRFAVPQPLLVDIVDTMARYGRLQLVKSPVHGLILISLDRAVLTEIMRHKKIAPMLGDKVDDDTVIVHPSERGRLKQMLLKVGWPAEDLAGYVDGEAHPIDLAFEEGHWELRDYQQMAADSFWAGGSGVVVLPCGAGKTMVGAAAMAKAKATTLILVTNTVAGRQWKRELIARTSLTEEEIGEYSGERKEIRPVTIATYQVITRRTKGEYKHLELFDSRDWGLVIYDEVHLLPAPVFRMTADLQSRRRLGLTATLVREDGREGDVFSLIGPKRYDAPWKDIEAQGWIAPADCVEVRVTMTDAERMAYAVAEPEERYKLCSTAHTKVAVVKSILAKHPNAPTLVIGAYLDQLDELGEELNAPVIKGSTKNKEREILFDQFRNGEIQTLVVSKVANFSIDLPEASVAVQVSGTFGSRQEEAQRLGRLLRPKHDGGQAHFYSVISRDTLDAEYAAHRQRFLAEQGYAYRITDADDLLGPAIG, encoded by the coding sequence GTGACCGACGGACCGTTGATCGTCCAATCCGACAAGACTCTGCTCTTGGAGGTCGATCACGAGCGCGCGGGCGAAGCCCGGCAAGCTATCGCGCCCTTCGCTGAGCTCGAGCGAGCGCCCGAGCACGTCCACACCTATCGCATCACTCCCCTGGCGCTGTGGAATGCTCGCGCTGCCGGACATGATGCCGAGCAAGTTGTCGACGCTCTGGTCTCGTTCTCCCGCTTCGCGGTTCCCCAGCCGCTACTCGTCGACATCGTCGACACGATGGCCCGGTACGGCCGACTGCAGTTGGTGAAGAGCCCGGTCCACGGCCTGATCTTGATCAGCCTCGACCGCGCGGTTCTCACCGAAATCATGCGGCACAAGAAGATTGCGCCGATGCTCGGCGACAAGGTCGACGACGACACCGTCATCGTCCATCCGAGCGAACGGGGCCGCCTCAAGCAGATGTTGCTCAAGGTGGGCTGGCCTGCCGAGGACCTCGCCGGGTACGTCGACGGAGAAGCTCATCCCATCGATCTTGCCTTCGAGGAAGGTCATTGGGAGCTGCGCGACTACCAGCAGATGGCTGCGGATTCGTTCTGGGCCGGCGGTTCGGGTGTCGTCGTACTCCCGTGTGGCGCAGGCAAGACCATGGTGGGCGCGGCCGCCATGGCAAAGGCCAAGGCAACCACTCTCATCCTGGTCACCAATACCGTCGCCGGGCGTCAGTGGAAGCGCGAGCTCATCGCACGGACGTCACTCACCGAAGAAGAAATCGGCGAGTATTCGGGTGAGCGCAAGGAAATTCGACCGGTCACGATCGCGACGTACCAGGTCATCACGCGTCGAACGAAGGGTGAGTACAAGCACCTCGAACTGTTCGACTCCCGAGACTGGGGCTTGGTGATCTACGACGAGGTGCACCTCCTCCCTGCTCCCGTGTTCCGGATGACGGCGGATCTACAGTCGCGTCGGCGCCTCGGACTGACCGCGACGTTGGTGCGTGAGGACGGCCGCGAGGGCGACGTCTTCTCACTGATCGGCCCCAAGCGGTACGACGCTCCGTGGAAGGACATCGAGGCGCAGGGGTGGATCGCTCCGGCTGACTGTGTCGAGGTGCGTGTGACCATGACCGACGCCGAGCGTATGGCGTATGCGGTTGCCGAACCCGAGGAACGGTACAAGCTGTGCTCGACGGCGCACACCAAAGTTGCTGTCGTGAAATCGATTCTGGCCAAGCATCCGAATGCGCCGACGTTGGTGATCGGCGCCTACCTCGATCAGCTCGATGAACTGGGCGAGGAATTGAATGCTCCGGTGATCAAGGGTTCGACCAAGAACAAGGAACGCGAGATCCTTTTCGATCAGTTCCGCAACGGGGAGATTCAGACCCTGGTGGTGAGCAAGGTTGCCAACTTCTCGATCGACCTTCCGGAAGCATCTGTTGCCGTTCAGGTTTCGGGAACCTTCGGCTCACGCCAGGAAGAGGCTCAGCGCCTCGGCCGACTGTTGCGCCCCAAGCACGACGGCGGACAGGCTCACTTCTATTCGGTGATCTCACGCGACACTCTCGACGCCGAGTACGCAGCGCACCGTCAGCGTTTCCTCGCGGAGCAGGGCTACGCCTACCGGATCACCGACGCAGACGACCTGCTTGGCCCCGCCATCGGCTAA
- a CDS encoding helicase-associated domain-containing protein, whose protein sequence is MTEIRGTSTGNSRADSLTEWLSARTDAELTELLRLRPDLAVPPPSTMVVLGGRAQQRASVSRAADELDTLDFGILELMALAGAEETPMSRKELNDALAERALTGKGKVTKKAVDASLAKMRATALIWGTDPISMVPAVIDSIPWRVGRALEPVESMSEAEITAALNALEKRERDLLETLANSSPIGRTRDAAPETPADRPVQKLLAAGLLRWLDEQTVELPATVRQAIRGEPVFDPTTLTAPVITGDKLKPADVNAAAAGEALELVRQSEKVVAVLGAAPAPALRAGGLGVRELRRIAKAAELDESRVNLLVELLSAAGLIASGTPDPTPSVDTSDDYWTPTVAVDGWLNATTARRWEVLASAWIDVPRVPWMIGMRDPSDKPIAALAEEGRAPSAPRDRASVLGLLAELDSGQSASPAEVSRLLAWRHPRRSGRLRTLAVENTLAEASALGLVARGALSSPGRAMLHGGDAEAEMAAVLPKPIDYFLVQADLTLVAPGPLVPDLLEQVTLVADIESAGSASMYRITEGSIRRALDAGLTATELQTMFSTKSKTPVPQSLSYLIDDVARRHGRLRAGVAASFIRCEDASLLAEVLASAVAETLALRALAPTVAVSQAPLREVLAELRAAGFAPAGEDSSGALVDLRPRGARIQNRRLRQTPRTQSSPSPEQLESLIRTLRAGDRASSPGRGGVRADGSRESSAAAIALLSSAARAGKSVNIGYVDAQGVATHRIVDPVSVGGGQLDAFDPASGAVRRFTLHRITSVTPIDEKKS, encoded by the coding sequence ATGACCGAAATACGTGGCACCTCGACGGGCAATTCCCGAGCTGACAGCCTGACCGAATGGCTGTCGGCCCGCACTGACGCCGAGTTGACGGAACTACTGCGTCTTCGGCCCGACCTCGCGGTACCGCCGCCCAGCACAATGGTGGTTCTCGGCGGGCGTGCGCAGCAGCGTGCGTCGGTCAGTCGGGCAGCTGACGAGCTGGACACGCTCGATTTCGGGATCCTCGAACTGATGGCTCTGGCCGGGGCCGAGGAAACGCCGATGTCGCGCAAGGAGTTGAACGACGCTCTCGCCGAACGCGCCCTCACCGGCAAGGGCAAGGTCACCAAGAAGGCCGTCGACGCTTCTCTCGCGAAGATGCGTGCGACTGCGCTGATCTGGGGCACGGATCCGATCAGCATGGTCCCGGCTGTCATCGACAGCATTCCGTGGCGGGTCGGACGCGCTCTCGAGCCCGTCGAGTCCATGTCGGAAGCCGAGATCACCGCGGCACTGAACGCGCTCGAGAAGCGTGAGCGCGACCTACTCGAGACCCTGGCCAATTCCAGCCCCATCGGCAGAACCCGCGACGCCGCTCCGGAGACTCCCGCAGACCGCCCGGTGCAGAAGTTGCTTGCAGCCGGCTTGCTCCGCTGGCTGGACGAGCAGACCGTCGAACTACCGGCAACTGTGCGTCAAGCGATCCGCGGTGAACCTGTCTTCGATCCGACCACCCTCACCGCGCCGGTCATCACGGGCGACAAGCTCAAGCCGGCCGACGTCAATGCTGCGGCAGCCGGCGAGGCCCTCGAACTGGTTCGCCAGAGCGAAAAGGTTGTTGCCGTGCTCGGCGCGGCACCCGCTCCCGCATTGAGGGCCGGTGGGCTTGGCGTACGCGAACTCCGTCGCATCGCGAAGGCTGCCGAACTCGACGAGAGCCGGGTCAACTTGCTGGTCGAGCTTCTCTCGGCGGCCGGGTTGATCGCCAGCGGTACCCCCGACCCGACTCCGAGCGTCGACACCTCGGACGACTACTGGACGCCGACGGTGGCTGTGGACGGTTGGCTCAACGCCACTACGGCACGCCGGTGGGAGGTACTGGCGTCGGCCTGGATCGACGTTCCCCGGGTCCCCTGGATGATCGGGATGCGTGATCCGTCCGACAAGCCGATAGCTGCGCTGGCGGAGGAAGGCCGCGCGCCTTCCGCGCCTCGCGACCGTGCGTCGGTGCTGGGGTTGTTGGCCGAACTCGACAGCGGCCAGAGTGCTTCACCCGCCGAGGTCAGTCGCCTGCTGGCGTGGCGGCATCCGCGGCGGAGCGGGCGCCTTCGGACGTTGGCCGTCGAAAACACACTCGCCGAGGCGTCGGCGCTCGGATTGGTCGCTCGGGGTGCGCTGAGTTCGCCGGGTCGCGCAATGCTCCATGGCGGCGACGCCGAAGCCGAGATGGCGGCAGTGTTGCCCAAGCCCATCGATTACTTCCTCGTCCAAGCGGACCTGACGTTGGTGGCTCCCGGACCGCTGGTGCCGGACCTGCTCGAGCAGGTGACGTTGGTGGCGGATATCGAATCGGCCGGCTCGGCATCGATGTATCGCATCACGGAGGGCAGTATCCGCCGGGCACTCGATGCCGGGCTGACTGCGACAGAACTACAGACGATGTTCAGTACAAAATCCAAAACACCTGTTCCTCAATCACTTTCATACCTCATCGACGACGTTGCGCGCCGGCACGGCCGATTGCGCGCCGGAGTCGCGGCGTCGTTCATCCGATGCGAGGACGCCTCCCTCCTGGCTGAAGTACTGGCGTCCGCCGTCGCGGAAACGTTGGCCCTACGGGCCCTCGCACCCACTGTCGCCGTATCCCAGGCCCCACTTCGGGAAGTACTCGCGGAGCTGCGAGCCGCCGGGTTTGCGCCGGCCGGTGAGGATTCGTCCGGGGCCCTGGTCGATCTGCGACCACGCGGTGCACGGATACAGAATCGCCGTTTGCGGCAAACGCCGCGAACACAGTCGAGTCCATCGCCGGAACAACTCGAATCGCTGATACGAACGTTGCGCGCCGGTGACCGGGCGTCCAGCCCCGGCCGTGGTGGTGTTCGAGCGGACGGATCGAGGGAAAGCAGCGCCGCCGCCATCGCGTTGTTGTCCTCGGCAGCGAGAGCGGGCAAGAGCGTCAACATCGGCTACGTCGACGCCCAAGGCGTGGCTACGCATCGAATCGTCGACCCCGTCAGCGTGGGCGGTGGACAGCTGGATGCATTCGATCCGGCGAGTGGCGCAGTGCGCCGGTTCACACTTCACCGGATTACTTCGGTGACCCCGATCGACGAAAAAAAGTCGTAA
- a CDS encoding transglycosylase family protein, which produces MSGRHRKPTTAGRTVAKVAVTGAIMGVAGLAAAGTASAAPDSDWDRLAQCEAGGNWGINTGNGYQGGLQFSPSTWNAHGGGEYAATANNASREQQIVVAERVLANQGWGAWPSCSSSLGLNSGATQRSAPATVTTPATQAPAPAQAAQVVAHPVSEAIDQAIAFAEDNGIVIDPQILAAADTAKSFLK; this is translated from the coding sequence ATGAGCGGACGCCATCGCAAACCCACCACTGCAGGCCGCACTGTCGCCAAGGTCGCCGTCACCGGCGCCATCATGGGCGTAGCAGGACTCGCAGCCGCAGGTACCGCCAGCGCAGCGCCTGATTCCGACTGGGATCGCCTCGCACAGTGCGAAGCCGGCGGCAACTGGGGAATCAACACCGGCAACGGCTACCAGGGTGGACTGCAGTTCTCCCCCAGCACCTGGAACGCACACGGCGGCGGAGAATATGCCGCCACCGCCAACAACGCCTCTCGCGAGCAGCAGATCGTTGTTGCCGAGCGCGTTCTCGCCAACCAGGGATGGGGCGCCTGGCCGTCCTGCTCCTCGAGCCTCGGCCTGAACAGCGGCGCAACGCAGCGCTCCGCTCCGGCCACCGTGACCACTCCGGCTACCCAGGCACCCGCACCGGCACAGGCCGCTCAGGTCGTCGCACACCCGGTTTCCGAGGCCATCGACCAGGCCATCGCCTTCGCCGAGGACAACGGCATCGTTATCGATCCTCAGATCCTCGCAGCTGCAGATACCGCGAAGTCCTTCCTCAAGTAG
- a CDS encoding YccF domain-containing protein, with the protein MRFILNIIWLVLGGLWLALGYFIAGIICCILIITIPFGIAAFRIGIYALWPFGKTVVDKPTAGVGSMIGNVIWFIVAGIWLAIGHVVTAVAMAITIIGIPLAIANLKMIPICLMPLGKEIVDVDRVNYA; encoded by the coding sequence ATGAGATTTATTCTGAATATCATCTGGTTGGTCCTCGGTGGTCTGTGGCTGGCGCTGGGGTATTTCATCGCCGGCATCATCTGCTGCATTCTCATCATCACGATTCCGTTCGGCATCGCGGCCTTCCGTATCGGCATCTATGCCCTCTGGCCGTTCGGTAAGACCGTTGTCGACAAGCCGACGGCCGGTGTCGGTTCGATGATCGGCAATGTCATCTGGTTCATCGTCGCCGGCATCTGGTTGGCGATCGGACACGTCGTCACGGCTGTCGCGATGGCGATCACGATCATCGGAATTCCCTTGGCCATCGCGAATCTGAAGATGATTCCGATCTGCTTGATGCCCCTGGGCAAGGAGATCGTCGACGTTGACCGCGTCAACTACGCATAA
- a CDS encoding cold-shock protein, with protein sequence MPTGKVKWYDVEKGFGFLSQEEGEDVYVRASALPEGVEGLKAGQKVEFGMAAGRRGPQALSLKVLEPAPTLRGASTQRREPIVRKHTPDELHGMVEDMITLLEAKVQPDLRNGKYPDRKTAQRISEVVRAVARELDS encoded by the coding sequence GTGCCGACCGGCAAGGTGAAGTGGTACGACGTCGAAAAGGGTTTCGGCTTTCTGTCGCAGGAAGAAGGGGAGGACGTCTATGTACGTGCCTCTGCCCTTCCTGAAGGTGTCGAGGGCCTGAAGGCGGGCCAGAAGGTCGAATTCGGCATGGCGGCCGGCCGACGCGGCCCCCAGGCGCTGAGCCTGAAGGTTCTCGAGCCTGCCCCGACTCTGCGCGGTGCGTCGACGCAGCGCCGTGAGCCGATTGTCCGCAAGCACACGCCGGACGAACTGCACGGCATGGTCGAGGACATGATCACGCTGCTCGAAGCCAAGGTTCAGCCTGACCTGCGCAACGGAAAGTACCCGGACCGCAAGACTGCTCAGCGGATCTCCGAGGTTGTCCGCGCGGTGGCCCGCGAGCTCGACAGCTGA
- a CDS encoding DUF2771 family protein has protein sequence MRARTKKIVAAISVLMVVALAVYASVLFVIIKNINDEPDKLPQITAYAHGRTIETQPAGFCTIDLSQCAQIGEIYELDVPQGSALQLSLSKDVSTAEWAMLAVYQDADGNQSGEPRFFKADEAMAVTVEALPEKQLVGVEIHLAVGEGSEQGLLIWSIKTS, from the coding sequence ATGCGTGCAAGAACAAAGAAGATCGTGGCTGCGATCAGTGTCCTGATGGTGGTGGCACTAGCTGTCTACGCCTCGGTTTTGTTCGTGATCATCAAGAACATCAACGACGAGCCCGACAAGCTCCCGCAGATCACTGCCTACGCTCACGGTCGGACCATCGAAACCCAGCCGGCGGGCTTCTGCACGATCGACCTGTCTCAGTGCGCTCAGATCGGCGAAATCTACGAACTCGACGTGCCGCAGGGCTCCGCGTTGCAGTTGTCGTTGTCGAAGGACGTCTCGACTGCGGAATGGGCGATGCTCGCCGTCTACCAAGACGCCGACGGCAATCAGTCCGGCGAACCCCGCTTCTTCAAGGCTGACGAGGCGATGGCAGTCACCGTCGAAGCGCTGCCGGAGAAGCAACTAGTGGGAGTGGAGATTCACCTTGCTGTCGGTGAAGGCAGCGAACAGGGACTCCTGATCTGGTCGATCAAGACCAGCTGA